A genome region from Sphingobium sp. WTD-1 includes the following:
- a CDS encoding acyl-CoA dehydrogenase family protein, giving the protein MDLSLTDDQIAILDAIDTLTRPYAGATLHEAGFALTSDALDRDLAEGGFLDIGFDPDLGAISAALVVERLARLPQTVEAAASALIRPLLGDTTPRPLCLMEEGKMHRPVRFLAPGATVLLVGPDRVRNFIAGPEHVQAEPEALYAYPMGSLIAQPEDLTDHDVSADDIRTRWRVALAAEAAGLLAAALDSTATYVTDRQQFGRPLATFQALRHRLAEAQVRANGLYWLAMKAAATLDAGDAALAALHAQESARSCVYDFHQFLGAMGMTLEHPLHLWTYRLKALIGDLGGRGRQALDAADALWG; this is encoded by the coding sequence ATGGACCTGTCCCTGACCGACGACCAGATCGCGATCCTCGATGCGATCGACACGCTGACCCGGCCCTATGCCGGCGCGACGCTGCATGAGGCGGGCTTTGCCCTTACCAGTGACGCGCTCGACCGTGACCTGGCAGAGGGCGGCTTCCTCGACATCGGCTTCGATCCCGATCTGGGCGCGATCAGCGCCGCCCTGGTGGTCGAGCGATTGGCGCGCCTGCCCCAGACGGTGGAAGCAGCCGCCAGCGCCCTCATCCGCCCGCTGCTCGGCGATACGACGCCACGCCCGCTCTGCCTGATGGAAGAAGGCAAGATGCATCGCCCGGTCCGCTTCCTTGCGCCCGGCGCGACGGTGCTGCTGGTCGGGCCGGACCGCGTGCGCAACTTCATCGCCGGCCCCGAGCATGTCCAAGCCGAACCGGAAGCCCTCTACGCCTATCCAATGGGCAGCCTGATCGCCCAGCCGGAAGACCTGACCGATCATGATGTGTCGGCCGACGACATCCGCACCCGCTGGCGCGTCGCGCTGGCGGCGGAGGCTGCGGGCCTGCTCGCTGCGGCGCTCGACAGCACCGCCACCTATGTCACCGATCGCCAGCAATTCGGCCGCCCGCTCGCCACCTTCCAGGCGCTGCGCCATCGCCTGGCCGAGGCGCAGGTGCGCGCCAACGGCCTCTATTGGCTGGCGATGAAGGCGGCCGCCACGCTCGATGCCGGCGACGCGGCGCTGGCGGCGCTGCACGCGCAGGAATCGGCGCGCAGCTGCGTCTACGACTTTCACCAGTTCCTCGGCGCCATGGGCATGACGCTGGAGCATCCGCTGCATCTGTGGACCTATCGGCTCAAGGCGCTGATCGGCGATCTGGGTGGACGCGGCCGCCAGGCGCTGGACGCCGCCGACGCGCTCTGGGGTTAG
- a CDS encoding acyl-CoA dehydrogenase family protein, translating to MDFEWTQDEEAFRQRLRDFLAATLPEDWERFSQHGPASPALTDYARTFCGRLADEGLLTPHWSKEIGGQGLDPWHQTILAEEMWIAGEPRGGQYMNVNWVGPTLIRYGSEAQKARYLPAITGGRALWCQGFSEPGSGSDLASLRTRAIRDGDVYRVSGQKIWTSYAGLADTCFLVCRTSDDRKKGISILLVPMDTPGITVRQIPSLIGEGDIHEVFFDDVVVPVEARLGEEGQAWEIIGYSLTNERLGIPRYALARAALDRAVALLQAQDEFAGEAVRIEAAHAAALCEAARMASYAIVDRRCRGEAIGAESSSARFATVMAERRVCEFIVEYLPQALADAHPYLKMHHQRGIVAGIAAGAAEIQLNIIATDVLKLPREPR from the coding sequence ATGGATTTTGAATGGACGCAGGATGAAGAGGCTTTTCGCCAGCGGTTGCGCGATTTTCTTGCCGCGACGCTGCCGGAGGATTGGGAGCGTTTCTCGCAACATGGCCCGGCCTCCCCGGCGCTGACCGACTATGCCCGCACTTTCTGCGGGCGCCTGGCCGACGAAGGCCTGCTGACCCCGCATTGGAGCAAGGAGATTGGCGGCCAGGGGCTCGATCCCTGGCACCAGACCATATTGGCCGAGGAAATGTGGATCGCGGGCGAACCACGCGGCGGCCAATATATGAACGTCAACTGGGTGGGACCGACGCTGATCCGCTACGGCTCGGAGGCGCAGAAGGCGCGCTATCTGCCCGCCATCACCGGCGGCCGCGCACTCTGGTGCCAGGGCTTTTCCGAACCCGGTTCCGGCTCCGACCTCGCCTCGCTGCGCACCCGCGCGATCCGCGACGGCGACGTCTATCGCGTGTCAGGGCAGAAGATATGGACCAGCTATGCGGGCCTGGCCGACACCTGTTTCCTGGTCTGCCGCACCAGCGACGATCGCAAGAAGGGCATTTCCATCCTGCTGGTGCCGATGGACACGCCCGGCATCACCGTGCGGCAAATCCCCTCGCTGATCGGCGAAGGCGATATTCACGAAGTCTTCTTCGACGATGTCGTCGTGCCGGTGGAGGCGCGGCTGGGCGAGGAAGGCCAGGCCTGGGAAATTATCGGCTATTCGCTGACCAATGAGCGGCTCGGCATTCCCCGCTATGCCCTCGCCCGCGCCGCGCTCGACCGGGCAGTGGCGCTATTGCAGGCCCAGGATGAATTTGCCGGCGAAGCGGTGCGGATCGAGGCGGCCCATGCCGCCGCCCTGTGCGAAGCGGCGCGGATGGCCAGCTATGCGATCGTCGACCGCCGCTGCCGGGGCGAGGCGATCGGTGCCGAATCCAGCTCCGCCCGCTTCGCCACGGTGATGGCCGAACGGCGCGTGTGCGAATTCATCGTCGAATATCTGCCGCAGGCGCTGGCCGACGCCCATCCCTATCTCAAAATGCACCATCAGCGCGGCATCGTCGCGGGCATCGCCGCCGGCGCGGCGGAAATCCAGCTCAACATCATCGCCACCGATGTGCTCAAACTGCCGCGGGAGCCGCGCTGA
- a CDS encoding non-heme iron oxygenase ferredoxin subunit, which yields MSERDFKMAAPLEAVPLGKTRAVTLNGQTILLCNSDGQIHAIAALCSHADEPLACGRIRLGWIACPAHGARFDLETGAPLTGPASEPIATYPVRIVDDMIEVAI from the coding sequence ATGAGCGAGCGCGATTTCAAAATGGCAGCCCCCCTGGAAGCGGTGCCGCTGGGCAAGACCAGGGCCGTCACCCTCAACGGCCAGACTATCCTGCTGTGCAACAGCGACGGGCAGATCCACGCCATTGCCGCGCTCTGCTCCCATGCCGACGAACCGCTTGCCTGCGGTCGCATTCGCCTGGGCTGGATCGCCTGCCCGGCCCATGGCGCCCGGTTCGACCTGGAGACCGGCGCGCCGCTGACCGGCCCGGCGAGCGAACCGATCGCCACCTATCCCGTCCGCATCGTCGACGACATGATAGAGGTGGCGATCTAG
- a CDS encoding acyl-CoA dehydrogenase family protein, which yields MEGQALTDALDGLRQEVRQWLADNAPQGWRERSSSEAAFLKIQRDWFAKLVEGGYAVPHWPAQWPGGGRSLAEQKILYEELARADTPRLLLSFMSTYHAACTLFEWASEEQQALLIPRILAGEIWCQGFSEPNAGSDLANVRTRAERVGDHYVVNGQKLWSTMGQFADKCLLLVRTSNDGPKQAGLTYLLLDLKAPGVTARPIHQIHGDEEFAELFLDNVEIPVSDRLGEEGQGWAVAQSTLSSERGLTLLELSARLRGALWRLADLIRAQGRQDDQGIARDFGRLSAKVDATCAVADQFLANRIAGIERVGDASIVKLSYSRTLREFTALGIRLGGIDAQYHSPITFGGGMETGNWMADFMNSYAWTIAGGSDEVQRNIIAERLVGMPREPKSWTLKEGAA from the coding sequence ATGGAGGGGCAGGCTTTGACCGACGCGCTCGACGGGCTGCGGCAGGAAGTGCGCCAGTGGCTGGCCGACAATGCGCCGCAGGGCTGGCGCGAGCGCAGCAGCAGCGAGGCCGCTTTCCTGAAAATCCAGCGCGACTGGTTCGCCAAGCTGGTCGAGGGCGGCTATGCCGTGCCGCACTGGCCCGCCCAATGGCCCGGCGGCGGCCGTTCGCTTGCCGAACAGAAGATCCTTTATGAGGAACTGGCCCGCGCCGATACGCCGCGGCTGCTATTATCCTTCATGTCGACCTATCATGCCGCCTGCACCCTGTTCGAATGGGCGAGCGAGGAGCAGCAGGCGCTGCTGATCCCGCGCATCCTGGCCGGCGAAATCTGGTGCCAGGGCTTTTCCGAACCCAATGCCGGATCGGACCTCGCCAATGTCCGTACCCGCGCCGAGCGGGTCGGCGACCATTATGTCGTCAACGGGCAGAAGCTCTGGTCGACCATGGGCCAGTTTGCCGACAAATGCCTGCTGCTGGTGCGCACCAGCAATGACGGGCCGAAACAGGCCGGCCTCACCTATCTGCTGCTCGACCTCAAGGCGCCGGGCGTTACCGCGCGGCCGATCCATCAGATTCACGGTGACGAGGAATTTGCCGAGCTGTTCCTCGACAATGTCGAGATTCCCGTCAGCGACCGGTTAGGCGAAGAGGGGCAGGGCTGGGCGGTGGCGCAATCCACCCTCTCGTCCGAACGTGGCCTGACCTTGCTGGAACTGAGCGCCCGGCTGCGTGGCGCCTTGTGGCGGCTCGCCGACCTGATCCGCGCGCAGGGCCGGCAGGACGATCAGGGCATAGCGCGCGACTTCGGCCGGTTGAGCGCAAAGGTGGACGCCACCTGCGCCGTCGCCGACCAGTTCCTCGCCAACCGCATCGCCGGGATCGAGCGGGTCGGCGACGCGTCGATCGTCAAGCTGTCCTATTCGCGCACGCTGCGGGAGTTCACGGCGCTTGGGATTCGGCTGGGTGGCATCGACGCGCAATATCACAGCCCGATCACCTTTGGCGGCGGCATGGAGACCGGCAACTGGATGGCCGATTTCATGAATAGCTATGCCTGGACCATCGCCGGCGGCAGCGACGAGGTGCAACGCAACATCATCGCCGAACGGCTGGTGGGCATGCCGCGCGAACCGAAAAGCTGGACCTTGAAGGAGGGCGCGGCATGA
- a CDS encoding acyl-CoA dehydrogenase family protein encodes MTMTRAEVQDAADKAFGQSDLAPDAAQSWALIAEMGWLMMGVPEELGGLGLGREAAGVIHQGMGKALVPGPVLAQMLTIEALAAADDLAERDVLIADAMAGEVMTASLAGGLDGAERLTCVPDADTASHILHVTADRVALVPAEQVAVTYRAGWDKSRRLFDVVLEGPGLTLAQGDAARALADRIEALRLFCLAGDSLGGAEAALAMTVAYLETRQQFDRPLALFQALKHRVADMRTQLSAADALFWSRAQQAETDITALGALKALACAVYRLVAEEAIQLHGGIGLTMEHPCHLFLKRAMLNCALGGDADHWDERTGRAVLEAAA; translated from the coding sequence ATGACCATGACCCGCGCGGAAGTGCAGGATGCGGCCGACAAGGCGTTCGGCCAGAGCGATCTGGCCCCGGATGCGGCGCAGAGCTGGGCGCTGATCGCCGAGATGGGCTGGCTGATGATGGGCGTGCCGGAGGAACTGGGCGGCCTGGGCCTCGGCCGCGAGGCGGCGGGCGTCATCCATCAGGGCATGGGCAAGGCATTGGTGCCCGGCCCCGTGCTGGCGCAGATGCTGACGATCGAGGCGCTGGCGGCGGCCGATGATCTGGCCGAGCGCGACGTGCTGATCGCTGACGCCATGGCCGGCGAGGTGATGACCGCGTCGCTGGCGGGTGGGCTGGATGGCGCTGAGCGCCTGACCTGCGTGCCCGATGCCGATACCGCCAGCCATATTTTGCACGTCACGGCCGATCGGGTGGCGCTGGTGCCGGCCGAGCAGGTTGCCGTCACCTATCGTGCCGGATGGGACAAGAGCCGTCGCCTGTTCGATGTCGTCCTTGAAGGCCCCGGCCTCACATTGGCGCAGGGCGATGCCGCCCGCGCGCTGGCCGATCGGATCGAGGCGCTGCGCCTCTTCTGCCTGGCGGGCGACAGCCTGGGCGGCGCGGAGGCGGCGCTGGCGATGACCGTCGCCTATCTGGAAACGCGGCAGCAGTTCGACCGGCCGCTGGCGCTGTTCCAGGCGCTCAAGCATCGCGTCGCCGACATGCGCACCCAGTTGAGCGCGGCCGACGCGCTGTTCTGGAGCCGGGCGCAGCAGGCCGAGACCGATATCACCGCACTGGGCGCGCTCAAGGCGCTGGCCTGCGCCGTCTATCGGCTGGTCGCGGAAGAGGCGATCCAGCTCCATGGCGGCATTGGCCTCACCATGGAGCATCCCTGTCACCTGTTCCTGAAGCGCGCGATGCTTAATTGCGCGCTCGGCGGCGACGCGGATCATTGGGACGAACGGACTGGCAGGGCGGTGCTGGAGGCAGCAGCCTGA
- a CDS encoding enoyl-CoA hydratase-related protein, whose translation MSHDLPDYRTILLERRGRLLVMTLNRPDALNAVNLDLHDELPEALAFAGRDNGSDVVLLTGAGRAFSAGGDIAHMEHNAANPHLFDHEARQAKRIVSALLDIEKPVVCRMNGHAVGLGASIALLCDIIFAAEGAKIGDPHVGIGLVAGDGGAVIWAQRIGLAKAKEYLLTGELLSAARAAEIGLINHCLPADELDGAVDAFCAKLLAGAPNAIRWTKILTNMELKRIAGTVMEAGIAYESLSVRTADHREGIAALKEKRTPKFTGR comes from the coding sequence ATGAGCCATGACCTGCCCGATTATCGCACCATCCTGCTGGAGCGGCGGGGGCGGCTGTTGGTGATGACGCTCAACCGGCCGGACGCGCTGAATGCGGTCAATCTCGACCTGCACGACGAATTGCCCGAGGCACTGGCCTTTGCCGGGCGCGACAATGGCTCGGACGTCGTGCTGCTGACCGGCGCGGGCCGTGCCTTTTCGGCCGGTGGCGACATCGCCCATATGGAGCATAATGCCGCCAATCCGCATCTGTTCGATCATGAGGCGCGGCAGGCGAAGCGGATCGTGTCCGCCCTGCTCGACATCGAAAAGCCGGTGGTGTGCCGGATGAACGGCCATGCCGTCGGCCTGGGCGCGTCGATCGCCTTGCTGTGCGACATCATCTTCGCCGCCGAGGGGGCGAAGATCGGAGACCCGCATGTCGGCATCGGCCTGGTCGCCGGCGATGGCGGCGCGGTCATCTGGGCACAGCGGATCGGCCTTGCCAAGGCGAAGGAATATCTGCTGACCGGCGAATTGCTGAGTGCGGCCAGGGCGGCGGAGATCGGCCTCATCAACCATTGCCTGCCGGCCGACGAGCTGGACGGGGCGGTCGATGCCTTCTGCGCCAAGCTGCTGGCCGGGGCGCCCAATGCGATCCGCTGGACCAAGATATTGACCAACATGGAATTGAAGCGGATCGCCGGCACCGTGATGGAAGCCGGCATCGCCTATGAATCGCTCAGCGTCCGCACCGCCGACCACCGTGAAGGCATCGCTGCGCTGAAAGAGAAGCGGACACCGAAGTTTACAGGGCGATAG
- a CDS encoding FAD-dependent oxidoreductase: MDGFDEIFDWVVVGSGAGSMSSALVMRQAGKSVVILEKTDKIGGTTAKSGGVMWIPANRFMAADGEADSAEAAMTYLDALQALDGHPAPGTSREKRLAYVTQAPRAVDFLVDQGVALQRGSTFWPDYYDEQPGGCKTSRTVVARPFNRKELGDWADRLRQGFAEFNVTLVEGMEAQGHRRTNKASGKLMAKIALRTIRDKLLGRKYTTAGAALQGRMLKAVLAAGADVRTDTPVGEIIVQEGIATGVVTVKDGKPWRIGARLGVLVNAGGFARNQAMRDRYMPGTRAEWSQTPEGDTGEMQQELERIGGRLAQMDQMVGYQLTPAPGWDQGYVAPGAQSMTGKPHAILVDQGGTRFMNEGGSYELYCETMVRRNAVVPAVPSWAILDRQYVELYAVAGRFIDKAIPEGWVESGYLHSADTIEGLAASIGADPATLAATVARWNGFVAAGKDGDFDRGARAYDNCGFVGDPFSAERSMGSIEKGPFYAVPVVPGDVSTYGGVVTDERGRVVDGAGAPIPGLYATGVTTASVMGNVYVAAGASIGPSMVFGYIAARHAAGLDNQ; the protein is encoded by the coding sequence ATGGACGGGTTCGACGAGATATTCGACTGGGTGGTCGTGGGCAGCGGCGCCGGGTCGATGAGTTCGGCGCTGGTCATGCGCCAGGCCGGCAAGTCGGTCGTCATCCTGGAAAAGACCGACAAGATCGGCGGCACCACCGCCAAGTCGGGCGGCGTCATGTGGATTCCCGCCAACCGCTTCATGGCAGCCGATGGCGAGGCGGACAGTGCCGAAGCGGCGATGACCTATCTCGACGCGCTGCAGGCGCTCGATGGCCATCCGGCCCCCGGCACATCGCGCGAGAAGCGCCTCGCCTATGTGACGCAGGCGCCGCGCGCGGTCGATTTCCTGGTGGATCAGGGGGTCGCGCTGCAACGCGGTTCGACCTTCTGGCCCGATTATTATGATGAGCAGCCCGGCGGCTGCAAGACGTCGCGCACCGTGGTGGCGCGGCCCTTCAACCGCAAGGAACTGGGCGACTGGGCCGATCGGCTGCGCCAGGGCTTTGCGGAGTTCAACGTCACGCTGGTCGAGGGGATGGAGGCGCAGGGCCATCGCCGCACCAACAAGGCGTCGGGCAAGCTGATGGCGAAGATCGCGCTGCGCACCATTCGCGACAAGCTGCTGGGCCGCAAATATACCACCGCCGGGGCCGCGCTGCAGGGACGGATGCTGAAAGCCGTGCTGGCTGCCGGCGCCGATGTCCGCACCGATACGCCGGTAGGCGAGATCATCGTGCAGGAGGGCATCGCCACCGGCGTCGTCACGGTGAAGGACGGCAAGCCCTGGCGGATCGGCGCGCGGCTCGGCGTGCTGGTCAATGCCGGCGGCTTTGCCCGCAATCAGGCGATGCGCGACCGCTACATGCCCGGCACTCGCGCCGAATGGTCGCAGACGCCCGAGGGCGACACCGGCGAGATGCAGCAGGAACTGGAGCGGATCGGCGGCCGGCTGGCGCAGATGGACCAGATGGTCGGCTATCAGCTGACCCCCGCGCCCGGTTGGGACCAGGGCTATGTCGCGCCCGGTGCCCAATCGATGACCGGCAAGCCGCACGCCATATTGGTCGATCAGGGCGGCACCCGCTTCATGAATGAAGGGGGCAGCTACGAGCTGTATTGCGAGACGATGGTCCGGCGGAACGCCGTGGTGCCGGCGGTGCCGAGCTGGGCGATCCTGGACCGTCAATATGTCGAACTTTATGCCGTCGCCGGTCGCTTCATCGACAAGGCGATTCCCGAAGGCTGGGTGGAAAGCGGCTATCTGCACAGCGCCGACACGATCGAGGGGCTGGCGGCCAGCATCGGCGCCGATCCCGCCACCCTGGCCGCGACGGTGGCGCGCTGGAACGGCTTCGTCGCGGCCGGCAAGGATGGCGACTTTGATCGCGGCGCGCGCGCCTATGACAATTGCGGCTTCGTCGGCGATCCCTTTTCCGCGGAACGCTCCATGGGGTCGATCGAGAAGGGGCCTTTCTACGCCGTGCCGGTCGTGCCGGGCGATGTCAGCACCTATGGCGGCGTCGTCACCGATGAACGCGGGCGGGTGGTCGATGGCGCGGGCGCGCCGATTCCCGGCCTCTATGCCACCGGCGTCACCACCGCGTCGGTGATGGGCAATGTCTATGTCGCGGCGGGCGCCAGCATCGGGCCGTCGATGGTGTTCGGCTATATCGCCGCGCGCCATGCGGCGGGGCTGGACAATCAGTAA
- a CDS encoding NAD(P)-dependent alcohol dehydrogenase: MTNMLTAVARGGEGIEGIAIHSVPIPVAGPGEALVRLKAATLNFRDLIIARGMMAGLAKEPDYVPLSCATGEVVAVGEGVSHVKPGDRVNPIFALGWLEGRQPSMAMLGGSTDGVARQYAAFPAESLCIVPDTLGDLEAATLTCAGLTAWNALFLPRPIQRGEWILCQGTGGVSIAALQLAKAAGAHVAITSSSDAKLARARALGADISVNYRSDPDWPAAIRQALGGRGVDIVVDVVGASQVETAASLLNPGGVIAAIGMLGSEFSWHLADVGGHPVARISVGNRAEHEAMLAFCAQHRIRPVVDAVYDLSRLADACRHLESGQFFGKIGINLL, encoded by the coding sequence ATGACGAACATGCTGACCGCCGTCGCCAGGGGCGGCGAAGGGATTGAGGGGATCGCGATCCACAGCGTGCCGATCCCGGTTGCGGGGCCGGGCGAGGCGCTGGTTCGGCTCAAGGCGGCGACGCTCAATTTCCGCGACCTGATCATCGCCCGCGGCATGATGGCGGGGCTCGCCAAGGAACCCGACTATGTCCCCCTGTCCTGCGCCACCGGCGAGGTGGTCGCGGTCGGCGAGGGCGTATCGCATGTGAAGCCGGGCGACCGGGTCAATCCGATCTTCGCGCTGGGCTGGCTGGAGGGGCGACAGCCGAGCATGGCGATGCTGGGCGGCAGCACCGACGGCGTCGCCCGCCAATATGCGGCTTTCCCGGCCGAGAGCCTGTGCATCGTGCCGGACACGCTCGGCGATCTGGAGGCGGCGACTTTGACCTGCGCCGGCCTCACCGCCTGGAACGCGCTGTTCCTGCCCCGCCCGATCCAGCGGGGCGAATGGATCTTGTGCCAGGGCACGGGCGGCGTCTCGATCGCGGCATTGCAATTGGCCAAGGCGGCTGGCGCCCATGTTGCCATCACCTCCTCCTCCGACGCGAAGCTGGCGCGCGCCCGCGCACTGGGTGCCGACATCAGCGTCAATTATCGGTCCGATCCCGACTGGCCGGCGGCGATCCGCCAGGCGCTGGGCGGACGCGGTGTCGACATCGTCGTCGATGTGGTCGGTGCCAGCCAAGTCGAAACCGCCGCATCGCTGCTCAACCCCGGCGGGGTGATCGCCGCGATCGGCATGCTGGGGTCCGAGTTCAGCTGGCACCTGGCCGATGTCGGCGGCCATCCGGTCGCCCGCATCTCGGTCGGCAACCGCGCCGAGCATGAGGCGATGCTGGCCTTTTGCGCGCAACATCGCATCCGACCGGTGGTCGATGCGGTCTATGACCTCTCCCGTCTGGCCGATGCCTGCCGCCATCTGGAAAGCGGCCAATTCTTCGGCAAGATCGGAATCAACCTCCTCTAG
- a CDS encoding thiamine pyrophosphate-dependent dehydrogenase E1 component subunit alpha → MAELSNAPAPSQEALVDIYRRMIRIERNDDAIRKTIRLGRLVMPYYSARGQEVIPATISSLLTDDDKICTIYRGIHDMVAKDMPLRPLWAEIAGRVDGTCKGKGGPMHLTHPETGVMVTTGIVGSSMPIANGLAWAAKLDGSKRVTIAYFGDGASNIGAFHEALNLASVWKLPVIFVCQNNGFAEHTRYENGTSVDFIAKRAIGYGMPGHTVDGNDPLAMYAAAHEAITRAREGEGPTLLECKTFRFLGHVLGDDDKYMTKEEKAAAIAKDPLPAFKAWLVAQGHATEDQLAEMQAKIEAEVEDAQEFGLASPLPSVDELRRDVFAQEMPA, encoded by the coding sequence ATGGCAGAGTTGAGCAACGCCCCGGCGCCGAGCCAGGAAGCGCTGGTGGATATCTACCGCCGCATGATCCGGATCGAGCGCAACGACGACGCGATCCGCAAGACCATCCGCCTGGGGCGGCTGGTCATGCCCTATTATTCGGCGCGCGGGCAGGAAGTGATCCCCGCGACCATCTCGTCGCTGCTGACCGATGACGACAAGATCTGCACCATCTATCGCGGCATCCACGACATGGTGGCCAAGGACATGCCGCTGCGTCCGCTTTGGGCGGAAATTGCCGGCCGCGTCGATGGCACCTGCAAGGGCAAGGGCGGGCCGATGCATCTCACCCATCCCGAAACCGGGGTGATGGTGACGACCGGCATCGTCGGCTCCTCCATGCCGATCGCCAACGGCCTCGCCTGGGCGGCGAAACTCGATGGGTCGAAGCGGGTGACGATCGCCTATTTCGGCGACGGCGCATCGAATATCGGCGCCTTTCACGAGGCGCTGAACCTGGCGTCGGTGTGGAAGCTGCCGGTGATCTTCGTGTGCCAGAATAACGGCTTTGCCGAACATACGCGCTACGAGAATGGCACCTCGGTCGACTTCATCGCCAAGCGCGCGATCGGCTACGGCATGCCCGGCCATACGGTCGACGGCAATGATCCGCTCGCCATGTATGCCGCCGCGCATGAAGCGATCACCCGCGCCCGCGAAGGCGAGGGACCGACCCTGCTGGAGTGCAAGACCTTCCGTTTCCTCGGCCATGTGCTGGGCGACGACGACAAATATATGACCAAGGAGGAAAAGGCCGCGGCGATCGCCAAGGATCCGCTGCCCGCCTTCAAGGCATGGCTGGTGGCACAGGGCCATGCGACCGAGGATCAGCTGGCCGAGATGCAGGCGAAGATCGAGGCCGAGGTCGAGGATGCCCAGGAATTCGGGCTGGCCAGCCCGCTGCCGTCGGTCGACGAACTGCGCCGCGATGTGTTTGCCCAGGAGATGCCCGCATGA
- a CDS encoding transketolase C-terminal domain-containing protein: MTAKKMNSLQAVNSALAQAMAEDDKVLVLGEDVADREGGGVTGATAGLSTRFGDDRVKSTPISEQAIIGAAIGAALAGYKPVAEIMLMNFTTVAMDMIFNHAAKLRFMSGGQSTVPITIRTLTGAGWQTAGQHADHLEGWFAHTAGIKVVAPSTPADYKGLLLSCIQDADPCIFIESAGSLFIPGEVDEVATPIPLGKARIVQEGTDITIVSWSSQVLRCQAALPALAEAGISVELVDLRTVSPWDREAVLASVAKTGRALVVHEAVRDFGPGGEIASTIAEELFGQLKAPVRRLGAPKSPVPFAKVLEDAYIVSPERVADAVKALMA; the protein is encoded by the coding sequence ATGACGGCCAAGAAGATGAACTCGCTCCAGGCCGTCAATTCGGCGCTCGCCCAGGCGATGGCGGAGGATGATAAGGTGCTGGTGCTGGGCGAGGATGTCGCCGACCGTGAAGGCGGCGGCGTCACCGGCGCGACCGCTGGCCTGTCGACCCGCTTCGGCGACGATCGCGTCAAGTCGACGCCGATCTCGGAACAGGCGATCATCGGCGCGGCGATCGGCGCGGCGCTGGCCGGCTACAAGCCGGTGGCGGAGATCATGCTGATGAACTTCACCACCGTCGCCATGGACATGATCTTCAACCATGCCGCCAAGCTGCGCTTCATGTCGGGCGGGCAGAGCACGGTGCCGATCACCATCCGCACCCTGACCGGCGCGGGCTGGCAGACGGCAGGCCAGCATGCCGACCATCTGGAAGGCTGGTTCGCCCATACCGCCGGCATCAAGGTGGTCGCGCCCTCGACCCCGGCCGATTACAAGGGGCTGCTGCTCTCCTGCATCCAGGATGCCGATCCCTGCATCTTCATCGAATCCGCCGGCAGCCTGTTCATTCCGGGCGAGGTGGACGAGGTCGCGACGCCGATCCCGCTGGGCAAGGCGCGGATCGTGCAGGAAGGCACCGACATCACCATCGTCTCCTGGTCGTCGCAGGTGCTGCGCTGCCAGGCCGCGCTGCCGGCGCTGGCGGAGGCGGGCATTTCGGTCGAACTGGTCGATCTGCGCACCGTATCGCCCTGGGATCGCGAAGCGGTGCTGGCTTCGGTCGCCAAGACCGGCCGCGCGCTGGTGGTGCATGAAGCGGTGCGCGATTTCGGCCCCGGCGGGGAGATCGCCTCGACCATCGCCGAGGAACTGTTCGGCCAGTTGAAGGCCCCGGTCCGCCGCCTGGGCGCGCCCAAGTCGCCGGTGCCCTTCGCCAAGGTGCTGGAGGATGCCTATATCGTCTCGCCCGAGCGCGTGGCCGACGCGGTCAAGGCGCTGATGGCCTGA